The following are encoded together in the Brassica napus cultivar Da-Ae chromosome A9, Da-Ae, whole genome shotgun sequence genome:
- the LOC106374069 gene encoding phosphate transporter PHO1 homolog 6-like isoform X1, giving the protein MKFGKEFSSQMVPEWQQAYVDYKYLKTLIKDINRFKCKTNPQGHEMKTALHRTFIGQKRHGFGSGCGQISPSSTVVDINDGITTAPIHVSSSVTHQYETTFFMTAERGGEYELVFFRRLDDQFNKVEKFYKEKADEVVKEAEVLNKQMDALIAFRFKMKEERTAEMTLMASPNAVSPAELAKTSSKIAQSPTGVIEEGGSSGAGRSDENDNNVEKDSYSKTTLKPANDMSKMKDTTRPASMGVLNSVRISYTKGTPSSTIKSVLKVSNEPELTLNRYNLRKIEEKLRCAFVEFHRKLWFLKSYSFLNVLALSKILKKYDKVTSRDAAKSYMTMVDNSCLGSSDEVMRLLDHVETTFIKHFTNGNRTKGINILQPKAKRERHRLTFSTGFLGGCMFSLVVALVAIVRTRNILQDERQEQYMNSMFPLYSLFGFIVLHIIMYAANIYFWRRYGVNYSFIFGFKQGNELGYKQILFVGFSIGALALLCVLANLDMETNPKTKDYQALTELLPLCLLITMLIVLILPFNIFYRSSRYFFLNCLSRILAAPLCKVTLSDFFLADQLCSQAQTLRSIHFYICYYGWGDFKQRQNTCRESRVFNTFLFIAAAFPFVSRFLQCMRRVFEERNIEQGYNSFKYFLVVVAVCLGMAYEVDRKKDSQTIWRWSGGVTSAMAVVFCTYWDLVQDWGLLNRTSKNPWLRDELLVPHKEVYFIAMILNVVLRFAWLQTVLDLQFESINTQAAIAFVASLEIIRRGIWNFFRLENEHLNNVGKFRAFKTVSLPFNYEEDQKILCGLN; this is encoded by the exons atgaaattcgGAAAAGAATTTTCTTCACAGATGGTGCCTGAGTGGCAGCAGGCTTACGTGGACTACAAGTATCTCAAAACCCTAATCAAAGATATCAACCGcttcaaatgcaaaaccaatcCTCAAGGCCATGAGATGAAAACGGCTCTGCACCGCACATTCATCGGTCAAAAGAGACATGGCTTTGGCAGCGGTTGCGGTCAGATCAGCCCTTCTTCGACAGTGGTCGACATTAACGACGGAATAACGACGGCGCCAATTCATGTGAGTTCTTCGGTGACTCACCAGTACGAGACGACGTTTTTTATGACGGCGGAGAGAGGAGGAGAGTATGAGTTGGTGTTTTTCCGGCGACTAGACGACCAGTTCAACAAAGTGGAGAAGTTCTATAAAGAGAAAGCTGATGAAGTGGTGAAAGAAGCGGAGGTGCTTAACAAACAGATGGATGCGCTGATCGCGTTTCGGTTTAAGATGAAGGAGGAGCGTACGGCGGAGATGACTCTCATGGCCTCACCTAATGCGGTTTCTCCGGCGGAGCTCGCCAAAACGTCTAGTAAGATCG ctcaATCTCCCACGGGAGTCATAGAGGAAGGAGGCTCCAGTGGAGCTGGTCGATCCGATGAAAATGACAATAACGTTGAGAAAGACAGTTATAGCAAAACAACACTCAAACCGGCCAATGACATGAGCAAGATGAAAGATACGACGAGACCAGCTTCGATGGGAGTTCTAAACTCCGTCAGGATCAGCTACACTAAGGGAACGCCTAGTTCCACCATTAAAAGCGTTCTCAAAGTCTCGAACGAGCCAGAGCTCACATTAAACAGATATAATTTAAGGAAAATCGAGGAGAAGCTAAGATGTGCGTTCGTAGAGTTTCATCGGAAACTATGGTTTCTTAAAAGCTATAG CTTTTTGAATGTGTTGGCGCTTTCGAAGATATTGAAGAAGTATGATAAG GTAACTTCGAGGGATGCTGCGAAGTCTTACATGACAATGGTTGATAACTCTTGCCTTGGAAGCTCTGATGAG GTTATGAGACTCCTTGATCATGTTGAAACTACATTCATAAAGCATTTCACAAATGGCAACAGAACAAAAGGAATCAACATCTTGCAACCTAAAGCTAAAAGAGAGAGACACCGACTTACATTTTCCACAG GTTTCTTGGGTGGATGCATGTTTTCCCTCGTTGTGGCTCTTGTCGCTATCGTTCGCACCCGAAACATCTTACAAGATGAACGCCAGGAACAGTACATGAACTCAATGTTTCCTCTTTATAG CTTGTTCGGATTCATCGTGTTGCACATAATTATGTATGCtgctaatatttatttttggaggCGGTATGGAGTAAACTATTCCTTCATATTTGGATTCAAACAAGGAAATGAACTCGGCTACAAACAAATACTATTCGTGGGATTCAGCATTGGTGCGCTTGCGCTTCTTTGTGTCCTTGCCAATCTTGACATGGAGACAAACCCCAAAACTAAAGATTACCAAGCATTAACTGAACTCCTTCCTCTTTGCCTCCTCATT ACTATGCTCATAGTTCTAATCCTACCATTCAACATTTTCTATCGATCAAGTCGCTACTTCTTTCTCAATTGCCTATCTCGCATTCTTGCTGCTCCTCTTTGCAAG GTGACATTATCCGATTTCTTCTTGGCAGATCAATTATGTAGCCAAGCGCAAACTCTTCGAAGCATTCATTTCTACATATGTTACTACGGTTGGGGAGACTTCAAACAAAGGCAAAACACTTGTAGAGAGTCACGAGTCTTCAACACTTTCTTATTCATTGCTGCTGCCTTCCCATTCGTTTCTCGCTTCCTTCAG TGCATGAGGCGAGTGTTTGAAGAGAGAAACATTGAACAAGGGTATAATAGTTTCAAGTACTTTTTAGTAGTAGTTGCTGTTTGCTTAGGGATGGCTTATGAAGTTGATCGAAAGAAAGATAGTCAAACTATCTGGAGATGGTCAGGTGGGGTTACTTCTGCCATGGCTGTGGTTTTCTGTACGTACTGGGACTTGGTTCAAGACTGGGGACTTCTTAACCGAACATCCAAGAATCCGTGGCTACGTGATGAACTCCTAGTACCCCACAAAGAAGTTTACTTCATTGCCATG ATCTTGAACGTGGTGCTGAGATTTGCGTGGCTGCAAACAGTGCTAGATTTACAATTTGAATCAATTAACACACAGGCGGCGATTGCCTTTGTTGCAAGTCTTGAGATCATTCGTCGTGGGATATGGAATTTCTTCAG gTTGGAGAACGAACATTTAAACAATGTCGGGAAGTTTAGAGCTTTCAAGACAGTTTCATTACCATTCAACTACGAGGAAgaccaaaaaatattatgtgGCCTTAATTAG
- the LOC106437947 gene encoding DNA-binding protein SMUBP-2-like, which yields MAKNRGTAMSLESFVSTMAPLIDMEKEAEISMSLTSGASRNIETAQKKGTTILNLKCVDMQTGLMGKSLLEFQSNKGDVLPPHKFGNHDVVVLKLNKADLGSSPLAQGVVYRLRDSSITVVFDEVPEEGLNTSLRLEKLANEVTYRRMKDTLVQLSKGVLRGPASDLVPVLFGERGPTVAKKEVEFTAFNKSLDQSQRDAISKALSSKDVFLLHGPPGTGKTTTVVEIILQEVKRGSKILACAASNIAVDNIVERLVPHKVKLVRVGHPARLLPQVLDSALDAQVLKGDNSALANDIRKEMKALNGKLLKAKDRNTRRGIQKDLRALGKEERKRQQLAVSDVIKNTDVILTTLTGALTRKLDSITFDLVIIDEGAQALEVACWIALLKGSRCILAGDHLQLPPTIQSAEAERKGLGITLFERLADLYGDEIKSMLTVQYRMHELIMNWSSEELYDGKITAHSSVASHMVFDLDDVEKSSATEATLLLVDSAGCDMEEKKDEEESTYNEGEAEVAMAHAKRLIKSGVRPSDIGIITPYAAQVMVLRILRGKEEKLKEMEISTVDGFQGREKEAIIISMVRSNSKKEVGFLKDQRRMNVAVTRARRQCCVVCDTETVSSDAFLKRMIEYFEEHGEYLSASDYTNW from the coding sequence ATGGCCAAGAACCGAGGAACTGCGATGTCACTCGAGTCCTTCGTGTCAACGATGGCTCCACTTATCGACATGGAGAAAGAAGCCGAGATCTCAATGTCCCTAACCTCAGGCGCGTCGAGAAACATCGAAACCGCTCAGAAGAAAGGCACCACGATCCTCAACTTGAAATGCGTCGATATGCAAACAGGTCTCATGGGGAAGTCTCTCCTCGAGTTCCAATCCAACAAAGGAGACGTCCTTCCTCCCCACAAGTTCGGCAACCACGACGTCGTCGTTTTAAAGCTCAACAAAGCCGATCTCGGCTCCTCTCCCCTTGCGCAGGGAGTCGTGTACCGGTTGAGAGACTCCTCGATCACGGTTGTGTTCGATGAGGTCCCTGAGGAAGGGCTGAACACTTCTCTGAGGCTGGAGAAGCTCGCTAACGAGGTGACGTATAGGAGGATGAAGGATACGTTGGTGCAGTTGAGTAAAGGTGTGTTGAGAGGACCTGCTTCTGATTTGGTACCTGTCTTGTTCGGTGAGAGAGGGCCAACGGTTGCAAAGAAGGAGGTTGAGTTTACGGCGTTTAACAAGAGTCTTGATCAGTCTCAGAGAGATGCGATTTCGAAGGCTTTGTCTTCGAAGGATGTGTTTTTGTTACACGGTCCTCCTGGTACTGGGAAGACAACTACTGTTGTGGAGATAATCTTGCAAGAAGTGAAACGCGGTTCCAAGATTCTCGCGTGTGCGGCTTCGAATATCGCTGTTGATAACATTGTCGAGAGGCTTGTTCCTCACAAGGTGAAGCTGGTGAGAGTGGGGCATCCTGCGAGGCTCTTACCTCAAGTGCTGGATAGTGCTCTAGACGCTCAGGTTCTTAAGGGGGATAACAGCGCGCTAGCGAATGACATCAGGAAGGAGATGAAGGCGTTGAACGGGAAGCTGTTGAAAGCGAAAGATAGAAACACGAGGAGAGGGATACAGAAGGACCTTCGAGCTTTGGGTAAAGAGGAGCGTAAGAGGCAGCAGTTAGCTGTTTCGGACGTGATCAAGAACACTGATGTCATTCTCACGACTCTGACTGGTGCACTAACGCGAAAGCTTGATAGTATAACTTTTGACTTGGTGATTATCGATGAAGGAGCGCAGGCTCTTGAGGTTGCTTGCTGGATTGCTCTGCTTAAGGGTTCGAGATGTATACTTGCGGGAGACCATCTCCAGCTCCCGCCGACGATCCAGAGCGCTGAAGCTGAGAGGAAAGGGTTGGGGATAACGCTCTTTGAACGGTTAGCGGATCTTTATGGAGATGAGATTAAGTCTATGCTTACTGTTCAGTACCGTATGCATGAGCTTATTATGAACTGGTCATCAGAAGAGCTTTACGATGGGAAGATAACAGCGCATTCAAGTGTTGCCTCGCATATGGTTTTTGACTTGGATGATGTAGAGAAATCTTCTGCAACAGAGGCGACTCTGCTGTTAGTAGATTCCGCTGGGTGTGACATGGAGGAGAAGAAAGACGAGGAAGAGAGCACTTATAACGAAGGGGAAGCAGAGGTTGCTATGGCGCATGCCAAGAGACTGATCAAGAGTGGTGTTCGTCCTTCTGATATTGGAATCATCACACCTTACGCTGCTCAGGTTATGGTGCTTAGGATTCTTAGGGGCAAAGAGGAGAAGCTAAAGGAGATGGAGATCTCTACGGTGGATGGTTTCCAAGGACGAGAGAAAGAAGCTATCATCATTTCAATGGTTAGATCAAACTCAAAGAAGGAGGTTGGGTTTCTAAAGGACCAAAGGAGAATGAACGTGGCTGTTACTCGCGCTAGAAGACAGTGTTGTGTGGTCTGCGATACAGAGACGGTGAGCAGTGATGCGTTTCTCAAACGTATGATTGAGTACTTTGAGGAGCATGGGGAATATCTCAGCGCCTCTGACTACACCAATTGGTAA
- the LOC106374069 gene encoding phosphate transporter PHO1 homolog 6-like isoform X2 produces the protein MKFGKEFSSQMVPEWQQAYVDYKYLKTLIKDINRFKCKTNPQGHEMKTALHRTFIGQKRHGFGSGCGQISPSSTVVDINDGITTAPIHVSSSVTHQYETTFFMTAERGGEYELVFFRRLDDQFNKVEKFYKEKADEVVKEAEVLNKQMDALIAFRFKMKEERTAEMTLMASPNAVSPAELAKTSSKIGMGVIEEGGSSGAGRSDENDNNVEKDSYSKTTLKPANDMSKMKDTTRPASMGVLNSVRISYTKGTPSSTIKSVLKVSNEPELTLNRYNLRKIEEKLRCAFVEFHRKLWFLKSYSFLNVLALSKILKKYDKVTSRDAAKSYMTMVDNSCLGSSDEVMRLLDHVETTFIKHFTNGNRTKGINILQPKAKRERHRLTFSTGFLGGCMFSLVVALVAIVRTRNILQDERQEQYMNSMFPLYSLFGFIVLHIIMYAANIYFWRRYGVNYSFIFGFKQGNELGYKQILFVGFSIGALALLCVLANLDMETNPKTKDYQALTELLPLCLLITMLIVLILPFNIFYRSSRYFFLNCLSRILAAPLCKVTLSDFFLADQLCSQAQTLRSIHFYICYYGWGDFKQRQNTCRESRVFNTFLFIAAAFPFVSRFLQVQNLISTN, from the exons atgaaattcgGAAAAGAATTTTCTTCACAGATGGTGCCTGAGTGGCAGCAGGCTTACGTGGACTACAAGTATCTCAAAACCCTAATCAAAGATATCAACCGcttcaaatgcaaaaccaatcCTCAAGGCCATGAGATGAAAACGGCTCTGCACCGCACATTCATCGGTCAAAAGAGACATGGCTTTGGCAGCGGTTGCGGTCAGATCAGCCCTTCTTCGACAGTGGTCGACATTAACGACGGAATAACGACGGCGCCAATTCATGTGAGTTCTTCGGTGACTCACCAGTACGAGACGACGTTTTTTATGACGGCGGAGAGAGGAGGAGAGTATGAGTTGGTGTTTTTCCGGCGACTAGACGACCAGTTCAACAAAGTGGAGAAGTTCTATAAAGAGAAAGCTGATGAAGTGGTGAAAGAAGCGGAGGTGCTTAACAAACAGATGGATGCGCTGATCGCGTTTCGGTTTAAGATGAAGGAGGAGCGTACGGCGGAGATGACTCTCATGGCCTCACCTAATGCGGTTTCTCCGGCGGAGCTCGCCAAAACGTCTAGTAAGATCGGTAT GGGAGTCATAGAGGAAGGAGGCTCCAGTGGAGCTGGTCGATCCGATGAAAATGACAATAACGTTGAGAAAGACAGTTATAGCAAAACAACACTCAAACCGGCCAATGACATGAGCAAGATGAAAGATACGACGAGACCAGCTTCGATGGGAGTTCTAAACTCCGTCAGGATCAGCTACACTAAGGGAACGCCTAGTTCCACCATTAAAAGCGTTCTCAAAGTCTCGAACGAGCCAGAGCTCACATTAAACAGATATAATTTAAGGAAAATCGAGGAGAAGCTAAGATGTGCGTTCGTAGAGTTTCATCGGAAACTATGGTTTCTTAAAAGCTATAG CTTTTTGAATGTGTTGGCGCTTTCGAAGATATTGAAGAAGTATGATAAG GTAACTTCGAGGGATGCTGCGAAGTCTTACATGACAATGGTTGATAACTCTTGCCTTGGAAGCTCTGATGAG GTTATGAGACTCCTTGATCATGTTGAAACTACATTCATAAAGCATTTCACAAATGGCAACAGAACAAAAGGAATCAACATCTTGCAACCTAAAGCTAAAAGAGAGAGACACCGACTTACATTTTCCACAG GTTTCTTGGGTGGATGCATGTTTTCCCTCGTTGTGGCTCTTGTCGCTATCGTTCGCACCCGAAACATCTTACAAGATGAACGCCAGGAACAGTACATGAACTCAATGTTTCCTCTTTATAG CTTGTTCGGATTCATCGTGTTGCACATAATTATGTATGCtgctaatatttatttttggaggCGGTATGGAGTAAACTATTCCTTCATATTTGGATTCAAACAAGGAAATGAACTCGGCTACAAACAAATACTATTCGTGGGATTCAGCATTGGTGCGCTTGCGCTTCTTTGTGTCCTTGCCAATCTTGACATGGAGACAAACCCCAAAACTAAAGATTACCAAGCATTAACTGAACTCCTTCCTCTTTGCCTCCTCATT ACTATGCTCATAGTTCTAATCCTACCATTCAACATTTTCTATCGATCAAGTCGCTACTTCTTTCTCAATTGCCTATCTCGCATTCTTGCTGCTCCTCTTTGCAAG GTGACATTATCCGATTTCTTCTTGGCAGATCAATTATGTAGCCAAGCGCAAACTCTTCGAAGCATTCATTTCTACATATGTTACTACGGTTGGGGAGACTTCAAACAAAGGCAAAACACTTGTAGAGAGTCACGAGTCTTCAACACTTTCTTATTCATTGCTGCTGCCTTCCCATTCGTTTCTCGCTTCCTTCAGGTACAAAACTTGATCTCTACGAATTGA